Proteins encoded together in one Hydrogenispora ethanolica window:
- a CDS encoding carbohydrate ABC transporter permease — protein sequence MNATQREKRRQFWLHALATVILIAFMIPVIWLFLTSIKSRTDAFAMPPVWFFKPTFENYQSLLRNEPFFKYLWNSFFIAAMAALLAGFIGTPMAYALSRFKFKGQNFLAFWVLASRIAPPMALVLPFFLMFRALNLVNSYTSIICIYMTLNLAFVVWMMRGYLAQVPVSIEEAARIDGCSIFSTLMRVTLPLVSQGLTATLVFCFMANWSEFVLALIFTGTETRTAPVLIAGFVTTEGIKWGMIGAAGTIVNVPVIIFAMFLQKYFVRGLTAGAVKG from the coding sequence ATGAATGCTACGCAACGTGAAAAACGGCGCCAGTTTTGGCTGCATGCTTTGGCCACCGTTATTTTAATCGCTTTTATGATCCCGGTCATCTGGCTGTTTTTAACTTCGATCAAATCCCGGACCGATGCTTTTGCCATGCCGCCGGTTTGGTTTTTCAAGCCGACCTTCGAAAATTATCAGTCCTTATTGCGCAATGAACCGTTTTTCAAATATTTATGGAACAGTTTCTTCATCGCCGCCATGGCCGCGTTGTTGGCGGGATTCATCGGGACCCCGATGGCCTATGCCTTATCCCGGTTCAAGTTCAAGGGCCAAAACTTCCTGGCCTTCTGGGTTCTGGCTTCACGGATCGCTCCGCCGATGGCGCTGGTGCTGCCGTTTTTCCTGATGTTTCGTGCGCTGAATCTGGTCAACAGCTATACTTCGATTATCTGTATTTACATGACGCTGAATCTGGCTTTCGTGGTATGGATGATGCGCGGTTATCTGGCGCAAGTTCCGGTTTCCATCGAGGAGGCGGCCCGGATCGACGGCTGTTCGATATTTTCGACCCTGATGCGGGTTACCTTGCCTTTAGTCTCACAGGGGCTCACCGCCACCCTTGTTTTCTGTTTCATGGCCAACTGGTCGGAGTTTGTTTTGGCGTTAATCTTTACCGGTACCGAGACCCGCACCGCGCCGGTCCTGATCGCCGGGTTTGTCACCACCGAGGGAATCAAATGGGGAATGATCGGAGCGGCCGGCACCATTGTCAATGTTCCCGTCATCATTTTTGCAATGTTTCTCCAGAAATACTTCGTCCGGGGGCTCACCGCGGGCGCCGTTAAGGGATAA
- a CDS encoding carbohydrate ABC transporter permease: protein MKSKSFRFSLTENHEKVLLVLPIVVVLLLFTTFPYLMTLILGFFKVDMANPGGNRFLGLLNYINVFSDPRFWNSMKVSAVFVSVGTILELIFGVALALLLQQLNRRRAIYQSLLLIPMVVPPIVVGLNWRMLYDPNYGIINYFFSLLNIPPQTWLSQPLFALPALLVVDIWQYTPFVTLLVLALLMNLPEDQYEAARIDGASGWQMTWHITIPMIKAGLTVVATLRAIEAFREFAKIYTLTSGGPGIATETLNYYVYITGFEQYRVGYSSALATILFTCAIGFTLLMLLLTKTSSEGGTNE, encoded by the coding sequence GTGAAATCAAAATCGTTTCGGTTCTCTTTAACGGAAAACCATGAGAAGGTATTGCTGGTGCTGCCCATTGTCGTCGTTTTGCTGTTGTTTACCACCTTTCCCTATTTGATGACGCTCATTCTCGGTTTTTTCAAGGTGGACATGGCCAATCCCGGCGGCAACCGCTTCCTGGGCCTGTTGAATTATATCAATGTATTTTCCGATCCCCGGTTTTGGAATTCGATGAAAGTGTCGGCGGTTTTTGTCAGCGTCGGGACGATCCTGGAGCTGATTTTCGGGGTGGCGCTGGCGCTGCTGTTACAGCAATTGAATCGCAGGCGTGCGATTTACCAGTCGCTGCTGTTGATTCCCATGGTGGTTCCGCCGATTGTCGTCGGGCTGAACTGGCGCATGCTCTATGATCCGAACTACGGAATTATCAATTACTTTTTCTCGCTGCTGAATATTCCGCCCCAGACGTGGCTCTCCCAACCCTTATTCGCCTTGCCGGCTTTGCTGGTGGTGGATATCTGGCAATATACCCCCTTTGTCACGCTGCTGGTCCTCGCTCTCTTGATGAATCTGCCGGAGGATCAGTATGAAGCGGCGCGGATCGATGGCGCTTCCGGATGGCAAATGACCTGGCACATCACAATTCCGATGATTAAAGCGGGTTTGACGGTGGTGGCGACCCTGCGGGCGATCGAGGCCTTCCGGGAGTTCGCCAAGATCTATACGTTAACCTCGGGAGGACCCGGCATTGCCACCGAAACCTTGAACTATTACGTCTATATCACCGGCTTTGAACAATACCGGGTGGGCTACTCATCGGCTTTGGCCACCATTTTGTTCACTTGCGCGATTGGTTTTACCCTCTTGATGCTCCTATTAACCAAGACTTCGTCCGAAGGGGGGACAAACGAATGA
- a CDS encoding ATP-dependent DNA helicase has protein sequence MNLADRQSYISLPSFQAALDCIQSGTPITFISGKAGTGKSTFTKNELTKLKGNTVFLSPTGIAALNIGGQTIHSFFNLEHGPQYPERIKESRQAEIYRKIDTLVIDEISMVRADLMDAVHWALQANRKSEAAFGGVQLVLIGDLYQLPPVVRAEERREFSGGRYANRFFFNSRAIRAAILDQSFRYIQFSEVFRQADPRFISLLEQVRNCSLDRELIRVLNERVCAEARLEGIEDLTVLTCTNEAANRYNSDKLEELPGPKRLYEAAIDGKFSREDFPTLPILPLKVGAKVIFIKNDPGRVWVNGTTGIVKRLRDQEIIVRIDGEDHTVPKETWEKAQYRVSDGNIEKVVVGRFVQFPIKLGWALTIHKSQSLTLNNVYLDTGRGAFDSGQIYVALSRVRRLDNLFLKQPITDRDLLLDPSIHKFLDYIERLAWRNEAGTTQVSPKPAQDCGS, from the coding sequence ATGAACCTTGCCGACCGGCAATCCTATATCTCGTTGCCTTCCTTCCAGGCGGCGCTCGATTGCATCCAAAGCGGCACGCCGATCACCTTTATATCCGGCAAAGCCGGGACCGGGAAATCGACCTTTACCAAAAACGAGCTCACCAAGCTGAAGGGCAATACCGTATTCTTGTCGCCGACCGGGATCGCCGCCCTGAATATCGGCGGTCAGACCATCCATTCCTTTTTCAATCTGGAACATGGCCCGCAGTATCCGGAACGGATCAAGGAGAGCCGGCAAGCGGAGATCTACCGCAAAATCGATACCCTGGTCATCGATGAGATCTCCATGGTCCGGGCCGATCTGATGGACGCGGTCCATTGGGCGCTGCAGGCCAACCGCAAGTCGGAGGCGGCCTTCGGCGGGGTGCAGCTGGTGCTGATCGGCGACCTGTATCAGCTGCCGCCGGTGGTGCGGGCCGAGGAGAGAAGGGAGTTCAGCGGCGGGCGCTATGCGAACCGCTTTTTCTTCAATTCCCGGGCCATCCGCGCCGCCATCCTCGACCAATCGTTCCGTTATATTCAGTTCTCGGAGGTTTTCCGGCAGGCCGATCCCAGGTTCATCAGCCTACTGGAGCAGGTCCGCAATTGCAGCCTGGACCGGGAGCTGATCCGGGTCTTGAATGAACGGGTCTGCGCCGAGGCGCGCCTGGAAGGGATCGAAGATCTCACGGTGCTTACCTGCACCAACGAGGCGGCCAACCGTTACAACTCCGACAAACTGGAGGAATTGCCGGGTCCGAAACGGTTGTATGAAGCGGCGATCGACGGGAAATTCAGCCGGGAGGACTTTCCCACCCTGCCCATCCTCCCCTTGAAAGTAGGGGCCAAGGTCATCTTCATCAAGAACGACCCCGGCAGGGTCTGGGTGAACGGCACCACCGGCATCGTCAAAAGGCTGAGGGATCAGGAGATCATCGTCCGGATCGACGGCGAGGATCACACCGTGCCCAAAGAGACCTGGGAAAAGGCGCAATACCGGGTCAGCGACGGAAACATTGAAAAAGTCGTCGTCGGCCGGTTCGTCCAGTTCCCCATCAAGCTGGGCTGGGCCTTAACGATCCACAAGAGCCAGAGCCTGACCCTGAACAATGTCTATCTCGATACCGGCCGTGGCGCTTTCGATTCGGGGCAGATCTACGTCGCCCTGAGCAGAGTGCGCCGGCTCGACAATCTCTTTCTCAAGCAACCCATCACAGACCGGGACCTGTTGCTGGACCCCAGCATCCATAAGTTCCTGGACTATATCGAGCGCCTGGCCTGGCGGAATGAAGCCGGGACAACGCAGGTCTCCCCGAAACCCGCCCAAGATTGCGGATCCTGA
- a CDS encoding MFS transporter, which yields MLPLTDIIRRFLFGSAADITRRDQPDPLNHNIRTNILHGIFNVATLDMVNPFTGIFAMKLGATKLQVALLSSAPAAISLLAMIPGAWFIDRQSRKKQVTFWFMLAQRLFFLAIACVPFFEPTWRATLFVAIIGLMNFPGAISNIAWQSFISKIIPPERRTEAFAFRNRAMNLVGTALALGAGFVLDHLAFPIGYQVVFFCAFLLAMAELHIFTRIDEDAAAGYGAKAPAEAAAEVKPSGKQLRLGEVLAEKRFVSYTLASVLFYFSWQTAWPLFSWYQVKILGANNFWMSILSLMNTGGSLIGYGFWMKVLNRHGNLKTLFYSTLPMFLVPAVYAFSRSLYVVVAFNLITGAIFSGVNLALFNALLEVTPDNRKTSYIAYYNTSITISAIVAPIAGVSLLHVMSFEWAFIVCALLRISGSFCFLLVNKLQDRQPHAQTGPASQG from the coding sequence TTGCTGCCATTGACCGATATCATCCGCAGATTCTTATTTGGTTCGGCCGCCGATATTACGCGCCGCGACCAACCGGACCCACTCAACCACAATATCCGCACCAACATTCTTCACGGCATCTTTAACGTCGCCACCCTGGACATGGTCAATCCCTTCACCGGGATCTTCGCCATGAAACTGGGGGCCACCAAATTGCAGGTGGCGCTGCTGTCGTCGGCGCCCGCCGCCATCAGCCTGCTGGCGATGATTCCGGGCGCCTGGTTCATTGACCGCCAATCCCGCAAGAAGCAGGTTACCTTCTGGTTCATGCTGGCCCAGCGGTTGTTCTTTCTGGCCATCGCCTGCGTCCCTTTCTTCGAGCCGACCTGGCGGGCGACTCTCTTTGTGGCGATCATCGGCCTGATGAATTTCCCCGGCGCCATCAGCAACATCGCCTGGCAATCGTTTATTTCGAAGATCATCCCGCCGGAACGGCGCACCGAGGCGTTTGCCTTCCGCAACCGGGCGATGAATCTAGTCGGGACTGCCTTGGCCCTGGGGGCGGGGTTCGTCCTGGATCATCTGGCCTTCCCCATCGGTTATCAGGTGGTCTTTTTCTGCGCCTTTTTGCTGGCAATGGCGGAGCTGCACATCTTTACCCGCATCGACGAGGACGCCGCCGCCGGCTATGGGGCGAAGGCCCCGGCCGAGGCCGCAGCCGAGGTCAAACCCAGCGGGAAACAGCTCCGCCTGGGCGAGGTCCTCGCCGAGAAGCGCTTCGTCTCCTATACCCTGGCCTCGGTCCTATTCTATTTTTCGTGGCAGACCGCCTGGCCCCTTTTCAGCTGGTATCAGGTGAAGATTCTGGGGGCCAACAACTTTTGGATGAGCATTCTGAGCCTGATGAACACCGGCGGCTCCTTAATCGGCTACGGTTTTTGGATGAAAGTCCTGAACCGGCACGGCAATTTAAAGACGCTGTTCTACTCGACGCTGCCCATGTTTCTGGTGCCGGCGGTCTACGCCTTTTCCCGCAGCCTGTACGTAGTGGTCGCCTTCAACCTGATCACCGGAGCGATCTTCTCCGGCGTCAACCTGGCGCTCTTCAACGCTTTGCTGGAAGTGACCCCCGATAACCGGAAAACCTCGTACATCGCCTATTACAATACCAGCATCACCATTTCGGCCATCGTCGCCCCCATCGCCGGAGTCAGCCTGTTGCATGTCATGAGTTTCGAATGGGCCTTCATCGTCTGCGCCCTGCTGCGGATCAGCGGCAGTTTCTGCTTTTTGCTCGTGAATAAGCTCCAGGACCGGCAGCCCCACGCTCAAACAGGCCCAGCCTCCCAAGGCTGA
- a CDS encoding transposase, producing MRRGFKGYSLKLKLRALLAIKVYSIPPIVLLAERLKSDLKIRYSCGFSLSGPSNF from the coding sequence TTGAGACGCGGCTTCAAAGGATATTCTTTAAAATTAAAGCTACGAGCACTCTTGGCAATCAAAGTATATTCCATTCCACCAATTGTACTTCTTGCCGAAAGACTTAAGTCGGATTTGAAAATTCGCTATTCTTGCGGTTTTAGTCTGAGTGGACCCAGCAACTTTTAG
- a CDS encoding ROK family transcriptional regulator, which translates to MITKNPRGKNTVQLQLENRSTLLKLLRQHDHVCRKDLAEMSGLTGAAVTNLIRDLIEIGLVKEDRDFASSSGKNAIPLQLNFRRFLAVGVNLRRDHISYALFDLSGALLEKNKLYWETGASIAEILNQLYLAVQSCIQSNENKGRVIGIGVSAPGPINLEKGELALVSNVPSEWKQSVPIKRYLEERFNLPVLLDNNSNAAALAEKWFSEGQECHNLVSIFISKGMGAGVIIDDQIYHGAFGFAGEIGHMSINFDGPACGCGNKGCLELYCSTMALLAKAQQIRGSDTISRFEVFKEQVKKGDPDLMKLVVESGKYLGYAIVNLTNTFNPELIVINGDMNDFGSFWLDSIRQAALERLPPEVAAGLRIKLTSLSENPLLLGTVAMVSNYIFENPELNLFVAKWQA; encoded by the coding sequence ATGATTACCAAAAACCCCCGTGGCAAAAATACGGTTCAACTGCAATTGGAAAACCGTTCGACCTTATTGAAACTGCTCCGGCAGCATGATCACGTCTGCCGCAAGGATCTGGCCGAAATGAGCGGTCTGACCGGCGCGGCGGTTACCAACCTGATCCGCGACCTGATCGAAATCGGCCTGGTGAAGGAAGACCGCGACTTCGCCAGCTCCTCAGGCAAAAACGCCATCCCCCTGCAACTGAACTTCCGGCGTTTTCTGGCCGTCGGCGTCAATCTGAGGCGGGATCACATCTCCTATGCCTTATTCGATCTGAGCGGGGCATTATTGGAAAAAAACAAGCTTTATTGGGAGACCGGCGCTTCGATAGCTGAAATTTTGAATCAATTATATTTGGCGGTTCAGTCCTGCATTCAAAGCAATGAAAATAAAGGCCGGGTCATCGGGATCGGGGTCTCGGCGCCCGGACCGATCAATCTCGAGAAAGGCGAACTCGCCCTCGTATCGAATGTGCCTTCCGAATGGAAACAATCCGTCCCGATCAAACGATACCTGGAAGAACGCTTCAATCTCCCGGTACTGCTGGATAACAATTCCAACGCGGCGGCTTTAGCTGAGAAATGGTTCAGCGAAGGACAGGAATGTCACAACTTGGTATCCATTTTCATCAGCAAAGGCATGGGAGCGGGAGTGATTATCGACGACCAGATCTACCACGGCGCCTTCGGCTTCGCCGGCGAGATCGGTCATATGAGCATCAACTTCGACGGGCCGGCCTGCGGGTGCGGCAATAAAGGGTGTCTGGAACTCTATTGCTCCACGATGGCCCTGCTCGCCAAAGCGCAGCAAATCCGCGGATCCGACACCATTAGCCGATTCGAAGTCTTCAAAGAGCAGGTGAAAAAGGGAGACCCGGATCTCATGAAGCTGGTGGTCGAGAGCGGAAAATACCTCGGCTATGCCATCGTCAATTTGACGAATACCTTCAATCCGGAGTTAATCGTGATCAACGGAGATATGAACGACTTCGGCTCCTTCTGGCTGGATAGCATCAGACAGGCGGCTTTGGAACGGCTTCCTCCCGAGGTAGCCGCCGGATTGCGGATCAAACTGACTTCATTGTCAGAAAATCCGCTGCTCTTGGGAACGGTAGCCATGGTCAGCAATTATATCTTTGAAAATCCGGAGTTAAACCTGTTTGTGGCGAAGTGGCAAGCTTAA
- a CDS encoding antitoxin VbhA family protein gives MPKVKVKVKRRSSSGVKVPIMAQEFKLQGRVNKALASVHASMAVEGLQPDKITIALGRQFLEGKISGQEAIARIKARYLAGIRND, from the coding sequence GTGCCTAAAGTAAAAGTGAAAGTAAAAAGAAGATCATCTTCTGGAGTTAAAGTTCCAATAATGGCCCAAGAATTCAAGCTCCAAGGAAGAGTCAATAAAGCGCTGGCTAGTGTTCATGCGTCGATGGCGGTTGAGGGATTACAACCGGACAAAATTACTATTGCTCTAGGCAGACAATTCCTTGAAGGTAAGATTAGCGGTCAGGAAGCTATTGCTAGGATTAAAGCAAGGTATCTTGCAGGCATTCGAAATGACTAG
- a CDS encoding alcohol dehydrogenase catalytic domain-containing protein has product MQQVYLRKAFQLVQEEAEIPAPGSGQVLVKVEICGICATDVHSYEGETVQGNHYPFHPGHEIAGVVAKIGPGVTGLAAGDKVVIDPLYPCEACDFCRENQQNHCTHLKTLGMIGPGGFSDFTVVPAKNVYRFEAIDFKEAAFAEPLSSVVYASNRAEIGKGDRVLIYGAGPIGLLHLQMALHSGSAMVVMNDLNPQKLALAEKLGASATVSAAAPDADLQLKKLAPSGFDVVIDCTGVAKVVERSLSFLKNSGRLVIFGVCPQNSEIRLNPFQIYRRDLKIIGVFAANRTMKATVALLENRIIRTEELVAEIIPRARLEEAFKLLKQGKVNGKILVVPQ; this is encoded by the coding sequence ATGCAACAAGTTTATCTTCGAAAAGCCTTTCAACTGGTACAGGAGGAAGCGGAGATCCCGGCCCCCGGGAGCGGACAGGTCCTGGTCAAAGTGGAGATTTGCGGGATTTGCGCCACCGACGTCCACAGTTATGAAGGTGAAACGGTCCAGGGGAATCATTATCCGTTTCATCCCGGCCACGAAATCGCGGGCGTGGTGGCAAAGATCGGCCCGGGCGTCACCGGTCTCGCCGCAGGGGACAAAGTGGTGATCGACCCGCTGTACCCTTGCGAGGCCTGCGATTTTTGCCGGGAGAACCAACAGAATCACTGCACCCATCTGAAAACGCTGGGCATGATCGGGCCGGGCGGCTTCTCCGATTTTACGGTGGTTCCGGCGAAGAATGTATACCGCTTCGAGGCCATTGATTTTAAAGAAGCCGCCTTTGCCGAGCCCCTCTCTTCGGTGGTCTATGCTTCAAACCGGGCGGAGATCGGCAAGGGCGACCGCGTCCTGATTTACGGCGCCGGGCCCATCGGCCTGCTCCATCTGCAGATGGCGCTGCATTCCGGCAGCGCCATGGTGGTCATGAATGATTTGAACCCGCAAAAGCTGGCGCTCGCCGAGAAGCTCGGAGCCAGCGCAACCGTGTCGGCCGCCGCGCCGGACGCGGATCTCCAACTGAAAAAGCTGGCCCCCTCCGGTTTCGATGTCGTCATCGACTGCACCGGCGTCGCCAAGGTCGTGGAACGATCGCTGTCATTCCTGAAAAACTCCGGCCGGCTGGTCATTTTCGGGGTCTGCCCCCAGAACAGCGAGATCCGCTTGAATCCGTTCCAGATTTACCGGCGCGATCTCAAGATCATCGGCGTTTTTGCCGCGAACCGGACCATGAAAGCGACAGTCGCGCTATTGGAAAACCGGATCATCCGGACCGAGGAGTTGGTGGCGGAGATCATTCCCCGCGCCCGGCTTGAGGAGGCTTTCAAACTCCTGAAGCAGGGCAAAGTGAACGGCAAGATCTTAGTCGTGCCCCAGTAA
- a CDS encoding ABC transporter substrate-binding protein has translation MNFKHRSIWMFLVFMAASVMMSAGAGAAKKFDGVTLNVAMQDHNATKALVELLPGFEKATGIKVNIDQLPQSELAKKAEASFAAGADNYDVIMTLIVNVSRYARANWLAPLDSYIKKSPDANIKDFMPGFINVQKYNKKTYGLPFYGESSCLMYRKDLLSAAGVAVPQTMDELLAAAQKLTKGNTYGIVLKAGRGQASNGYLWPMFLRSYGGDYFDKKYRPIFNSKQGQKATQFFADLMKYSPPGSVNMGWNEVQVSMQQGQAAMTIDATNFAQVFEASDLSKVAGKIGYAPVPKGPAGRFPAIAVASLNITNFSKRKDAAWEFIKWATSAETQKAMAKSGSRSDVTRISVYKDPEYQRIYNWDNGNWYKVTQESMQMALPFYRPVNIPEWPSIGDAISIQVQSVFTKEKDVKKALNDAATEVQNALKEAGYYSR, from the coding sequence ATGAATTTTAAACACAGAAGCATTTGGATGTTCCTCGTTTTCATGGCGGCTTCGGTCATGATGAGCGCCGGGGCGGGCGCGGCCAAAAAGTTCGACGGCGTCACTTTGAATGTGGCGATGCAGGATCATAATGCCACCAAGGCTTTGGTGGAACTGTTGCCCGGGTTTGAGAAAGCCACCGGAATCAAAGTCAATATCGATCAATTGCCCCAATCGGAGCTGGCCAAAAAGGCCGAAGCCAGTTTTGCGGCGGGGGCGGATAACTACGATGTGATCATGACCCTGATCGTCAATGTTTCGCGGTACGCCCGGGCCAACTGGCTGGCGCCATTGGATAGTTATATCAAAAAATCGCCCGACGCCAATATCAAAGATTTCATGCCCGGTTTTATCAATGTTCAGAAATACAACAAGAAAACCTACGGCCTGCCGTTCTATGGCGAAAGTTCCTGTTTGATGTACCGCAAGGACCTGCTCAGCGCGGCCGGCGTCGCGGTGCCCCAGACCATGGATGAATTGTTGGCGGCCGCTCAAAAACTGACCAAAGGCAATACCTACGGCATCGTCCTCAAAGCGGGCCGGGGGCAAGCCTCCAACGGTTATCTCTGGCCGATGTTCCTCCGTTCCTACGGCGGGGATTATTTCGATAAGAAATACCGTCCGATCTTCAATAGCAAACAAGGCCAAAAAGCGACCCAGTTCTTCGCCGACCTGATGAAGTACTCCCCTCCGGGTTCGGTCAATATGGGATGGAACGAAGTCCAGGTTTCCATGCAGCAAGGCCAGGCGGCGATGACCATCGACGCCACCAATTTCGCCCAGGTGTTTGAGGCCTCCGACCTGTCCAAAGTGGCGGGCAAAATCGGTTATGCCCCGGTTCCCAAAGGGCCGGCCGGACGTTTTCCCGCCATCGCGGTGGCTTCCCTGAATATCACCAACTTCTCCAAACGTAAAGATGCCGCTTGGGAATTCATCAAATGGGCCACCAGCGCCGAAACGCAAAAGGCAATGGCCAAATCCGGTTCCCGGTCCGACGTGACCCGGATCTCGGTCTATAAAGATCCGGAGTACCAACGGATTTACAACTGGGATAACGGCAACTGGTACAAGGTGACTCAGGAATCGATGCAGATGGCGCTGCCGTTTTACCGCCCGGTGAATATTCCGGAATGGCCGAGCATCGGCGATGCCATTTCCATTCAGGTCCAGTCGGTTTTCACCAAGGAAAAGGATGTTAAGAAGGCCTTGAATGACGCGGCGACGGAAGTCCAAAATGCGTTAAAGGAAGCCGGTTACTACTCGCGCTAA
- a CDS encoding zinc-dependent alcohol dehydrogenase, which translates to MKAAVFDGRSGVRIVDRPIPEVGRDEALVKVKYVGICGSDLTIYLGKNPRAKIPVTPGHEIVGEIVALKGASTAPLAVGDRVAVVPTLTCGSCELCRTGRRHLCKAIHFIGIQTEGGFAEYVKVPVDNLLRLPEGLSFEKAVLVEPVAVAIHAIRLARVEAGDFAVVVGAGPIGLLVAMLARHSGCEVLISEISESRAQFAEELGFATVHAARADLVGRVKELTGERGADLIFECVGHPSTIDPMIEMGRPEAQFVVVGAFKEPAPIDLFRMSRKEQRVVASWTYTMDDFRRAVQFLDESAIPFERIISHFIPLDQAQEAMAMIRQADKAMKVVLKLS; encoded by the coding sequence ATGAAAGCAGCAGTATTCGATGGCCGCTCCGGAGTTCGGATCGTCGATCGCCCCATTCCGGAGGTCGGCAGGGATGAAGCACTGGTCAAAGTGAAATATGTCGGAATTTGCGGCTCGGATCTTACCATTTACCTGGGAAAAAATCCGCGGGCCAAAATTCCGGTGACGCCCGGGCATGAGATTGTCGGGGAGATCGTTGCTCTGAAAGGAGCTAGCACGGCCCCGTTGGCAGTCGGCGACCGGGTCGCCGTGGTCCCCACCCTAACCTGCGGCAGCTGTGAACTTTGTAGAACGGGACGGCGCCACCTCTGCAAAGCCATCCATTTCATCGGGATTCAGACCGAGGGCGGATTCGCCGAGTACGTCAAAGTTCCGGTGGATAATCTGCTCCGCCTCCCCGAAGGCCTCTCCTTCGAAAAAGCGGTGCTGGTCGAGCCGGTGGCTGTGGCGATTCACGCGATCCGCCTGGCCCGGGTGGAGGCCGGGGACTTTGCGGTGGTTGTCGGAGCAGGGCCCATCGGTTTATTGGTGGCGATGTTGGCGCGTCATTCCGGGTGTGAAGTGTTAATCAGTGAAATATCGGAGAGCCGGGCCCAGTTCGCCGAGGAACTCGGGTTTGCGACGGTCCATGCCGCCCGGGCCGATCTGGTCGGCCGGGTGAAGGAACTCACCGGCGAGCGGGGCGCCGATCTGATCTTTGAGTGCGTCGGCCATCCCAGCACCATCGATCCGATGATCGAGATGGGCAGGCCGGAAGCACAGTTCGTCGTGGTGGGAGCTTTTAAGGAACCGGCTCCGATCGATCTGTTCCGGATGTCCCGCAAAGAGCAGCGCGTGGTCGCTTCATGGACTTATACGATGGATGATTTCCGAAGGGCGGTTCAGTTTTTGGACGAATCGGCCATTCCGTTCGAACGGATTATCAGTCATTTTATCCCCCTGGATCAGGCGCAAGAAGCGATGGCGATGATTCGCCAAGCGGATAAAGCGATGAAGGTGGTTTTGAAACTTTCGTAA
- a CDS encoding Fic/DOC family protein, whose translation MTSGFSKYDRIETTQSIYCYPDTDVLKNKAGITDSKTLTQYEADVTAMRQYMLEKNPIKGRFGITHLRNIHKHIFQDVYPFAGKLRLEDIWKEDTFFCKSQFLEPNLKSLLAKLAAENHLRKLGLEVFIKRAAYYMSELNMIHPFREGNGRTIREFIRCMALDNGFDIDWSRIDGQELLKAMIIAVDNSLEPLEKCLYKVIVNE comes from the coding sequence ATGACTAGTGGTTTTTCGAAGTATGACCGTATTGAAACAACTCAGTCAATCTATTGCTATCCCGATACAGATGTTCTGAAGAATAAAGCTGGAATAACGGATTCCAAGACGCTTACCCAATACGAGGCAGATGTCACAGCGATGCGACAATACATGCTTGAAAAGAATCCGATAAAGGGTAGGTTTGGGATAACCCATTTAAGGAATATACATAAGCATATTTTTCAAGACGTTTACCCTTTTGCCGGGAAACTTAGGCTAGAGGATATTTGGAAAGAAGATACTTTCTTCTGTAAGAGTCAATTCCTTGAACCCAATCTCAAGTCCCTATTAGCTAAACTAGCTGCAGAAAATCATCTACGAAAACTCGGCCTAGAAGTTTTTATAAAGAGAGCCGCTTATTACATGTCTGAACTTAACATGATTCATCCGTTCAGAGAGGGCAATGGGCGGACGATAAGAGAGTTTATTCGTTGTATGGCGTTGGATAACGGGTTTGATATTGATTGGTCACGGATCGATGGCCAAGAGTTATTGAAAGCCATGATCATTGCCGTAGATAACAGTTTAGAGCCTCTTGAGAAATGTCTTTATAAAGTTATTGTAAACGAATAA